Genomic window (Sebastes umbrosus isolate fSebUmb1 chromosome 21, fSebUmb1.pri, whole genome shotgun sequence):
TTGGCCCGTGCTACACCCTTAACCAAGTTTCGTGAAAATCGGGCTAGTAGTTTTTTCcttaatcctgctgacaaacagacaaacaaaccgaaccgaaaacaTAAAGTAATAAACCAGAATTCAATCAAAGTTCAATtcaataaagtttgacttgactGTTCGGAGCGCTTACTGTACAGCAGGACCAGGACCTGTGTGTAGCGCAGGTTGTAGCTCGACTGCACTGTTTTGTCACACCTACCTGGTCAGTGTGTAGAATGGAGGTTCTGTTAGGAACTATTTTCCTTTCATTACCCATGCATCAGGTCTAACCTCCAGTGTTTTTACTCTCTCTAGTTGAGTTAAAGGCCTTTTCTTCTCACCTTGAAAAACCAAAACACGGCCACACCCccaccttcctcttcctcacttcTCCAGCTTCCTCTGAGATAAAGCCTAATTCAGCAGCACCCTGAGGGGACGCCTTGTCTATTCCTGACTGTCCTCTTGTCTTTTTCTGTTCAATCATACACCCTGTCTAATTGAGTTTATCCATCAGAGTTTATCTCAGGTCAGAGGAAATGAAAGGAGGGCAGTGGTTAAGAAGTATTTTTGATTGCTCCAGACAGTTTTCATTATGCTGTTTATCTTATAATCACAAGCCCTGTTTTCTCATGTCAAGAGATGTGATCAGTCACCAGTGCTGGCCTTGTTCAAGTGAAACTCATAATTAGTTCGCTCTGCTATTTCTGCCGCAGCCTCCAGCGAGTCCTAACACGCACTTTCACACATTGAGGACAGAAAGTGATTTATTTCCACGGTGTCTTGTGGGGATTCACCAGAAAGAGCCTGACGTTTCATAATGGTTTTGGTGAGGTTGTGAAACTGAAACAGGGAACGTATTGTAATAAAGATGTTCAACTACAGCAAGCACTGGTTATAGCAAAAATGTGCCTCAATGTGTGTGCTCTCCGAGTGTGCACCTGTGGGTCGTGTGATATTCCTAGCACACTTTTACACGTCATGATTAGAAGGGGGCCCCGCACAAAGGGTCAATACGGTTTCAAACAAATCATTAAATGTCAAAAAGTCTAATTTCATTATATGCCggaaatacaaaatatgatAGTGAACAAACTAAACTCAATATTCATTATGAAGAAATAGTTAAAGTTTGATCAACATGTTTCTGAGGTATTCTAATAGATGACAAACTCTCTTAGAGAAATCAGGTTGGTTTTGTCTGCAATAGGGTCACCACATTTGTATACATGTCTGTTAACATTATATTATCCATAtttaacatactgtaatattccAAGTTATCTGAACAAAAGATCGCTGCTTCAGAAACAGTTTATTAGATTAACAACTTCTTTGAATGCTGCTATACCAAGTGCgtcactttttttcaaaaaaattgcAGTTATTTGACATCAACATTCTTCAAACCAGTACATTTGTCTTTAAGGCGAGGTATAAGGGATGCAGATTTACTTCATtgttttgaatattattttgttaatagCGCTCAGTTCCATAATAACCCAACCAGACAGGCTGAGCATCTTCATCTTCCTTTGTATAAAACATCCCGTGGTCAGTTTTCTATCAGATTTCGTGGAGTTATCTCATGGaatgaaaatgtccatttaatggattcctctgtgtcattgtctattttaaaaaaactaaaggtTTGGTTCATACGCTATAGTTTGGGTTTCTGCGGGTGCTCCGGtctcctcccacagtccaaaattaaacatgaatgtttttttcaatcTGACCCAGGTACAACTGCAGAGATAAGAGCTGAGTTCAGACTGGTTCAATCTAAGATGTTTCAGACTGTTATACAGCCAcgttaactgtgtgtgtgtgtgtgtgtgtgtgtgtgtttgtgtgcagcgcGGCTGGAGGTGAGATCTTCAACCAGTGTGTGTCAGATCAGGAAGACGAGGCCTTCAGCGAGGAGGACGTGAAGAGGCTCATGAGGCAGATCCTGGAGGGAGTCTCCTTCCTCCACCAGAACAACGTTGTCCACCTCGACCTGAAGGTcagtggagacacacacacacaaacatgattcTCCATCACTGCCTGGATTTAGCAATTTCTTGTATAGGCCTTTAATTTCTCCTCTCATTTCTTCATGATGTCTAAAATTAAGTCAGTCAGTTAATATGAAACCTAATTCATTCACTCTGACATTAGAATGAAAACTGTTAACAATAAATATACCTTGGCCAACACATGCCTCCCTGGTGTGACCTCAGTGTCTGGTCCATGTGTCTAATGCCGTTActctactgcacacacactcgcatgACTCTTCCTGAAATAGTCAGGTAGGCTGACTGACTGTTGTCTCCCTCAGTTTAGACCAGGGGTCCAATCTTTTCATGCCAGGGGCCACATGGAGGAAGATAAAATATGGTCCTGGGCCACAGTCCTTTTAGTTTAAGTGAGTTTGAAGCACTTTGtgctgtacagtacagtatgaatCTGTGAAGTCCTATTATAAGTACACGTCTGAGCTAAATATATTGTACACTGTTGTAGTGAaatcatttttgtattattatttttaatttatattcaagatatgcattggaaatgaatataatttataaacaaaataataattaaaaaaataatacaattatataaaataaacaataataataataataataaattaataaacccACAAAATCAAACCAAAACAGAGCAGAACTAATGTGAAAGCTAAACTCATGAGATGCAGTGTGGCTGTGTGTTATCCACTTTTCAGCAAGGTTTTGTAAAATCCAAGTCTTAACATTCTGAGACACTAAAGCAGTCATACAAAGCcagaatatattgtttttaattccATCCATCAGAAATAAAATGACCATACTGACAGAATaattacatgcatacagactATAAACCTTTAAACTGTTCCccaaatgaagaagaagaaaacacttTCTTACATGAAGGAGTGAAGATAAGATGGCCCAGGTGAGACAGATGTAGATGATGTGTTTCCTGTCTAACACTAACGTaatgtgctgtgctgtgctgtgccgTCAGCCTCAGAACATCCTGCTGACCAGCAGCTCTCCTCTGGGGGACATCAAGATCGTGGACTTTGGTCTGTCCCGGATGGTCAGCAGCCACCAGGAGCTCAGGGAGATCATGGGAACTCCGGAGTACGTTGGTGAGTTGCTGCTCAAAAACATCACTTCTGCCACCTCGCACAAATCATGTTTGCACTGATTTCATTCTGAATGATGAACTAATATGTGTGTATTCATGTTTTCAGCTCCTGAGATTCTAAATTATGAGCCCATAAGCACAGCAACAGATATGTGGTAAGAAAGCTCTTCTGTTTGATTAGGTGGATAAAATGTGGTATGAAAACGTGTGACTCTGTGGGGCCCCCAAGTGGTAGTATCAAAAAAGACACCGTGGCCTCTCTCATGTTTACTAAGACTAATACAGCCTTAGAGGGATGGGAAGGCTATTAGTTTTGCACATTTTAGTGTATATAATATCATTTATGGTTGTTGTGTGTCAGCTTGCCCTGATCCTGTCTGCTCTGTGTTTAGGAGCACCGGTGTGTTGGCCTACGTGATGCTGACGGGCATCTCTCCGTTCCTGGGCGAGAACAAGCAGGAGACGTTTCTCAACATTTCCCAGCTCAATGTGAGCTACAgcgaggaggagctgcagcagctggaccGGGCCGCCCTGTCCTTCATCCAGATGCTGCTCCGCAAGCAGCCACAGTGAGTCATCCTCCTCACCTCACATTAACTCTATAGGTCGCAGTAATGTGTAGTATTTCTGCCCTTCAATGCAAGCCGGTTTGTTCGGTGTTTACTGACGTTGTGCTTTGGTTTATTTTTTGGCTGCTGTGAAGCACGGCTATCTAGTGGGCTCACTAACTAACTAGCAGCGGcagaagaagtactctgatcttttACCTAAGTAACAAGActgtcaaaaccgagtatatgtctggaccgtgtacggtcagtctgtgaatttgtggctaaatagttaaacaaatagtcagtggtgatgtctataatgttaaattcaTGTTAAATTTGTagactttctgttattccatctaaaccaggggtctgcaacctgcggctccggagccacaggctctttagcccctctccaggcgctccctgtggatttttaaaaaaattagtggaaatgaataactgtttttttgtttacattttaatttgtatttaccattgttgtaggtctatggtacgatggtacgatggagtattagggcaacattgaagaaaaaaaataaatctgagatttcgagaataaagtcacaatattataaagtagtaattttaggtgttattttcttttttcttgtaaagtcatggctttattctcattatattatgactttttactcataaagttatgactattctagtaatattatgactttttttctcttaaagttatgactttattctcgaaatctcagatttttttctccctcatgtggctctaatactccgtagtacatttgcacttgggccctcactgcattagacttataaactatatacttagactataggcTGTGTTACCTTAATTAcaaaatgctcaaatgttttgtggccccagacaattattttttattttatttttttctaaaatggctcttttgataataaaagttgctgacccctggtctaaacAGTCCACCAGTCTTCCACCAGTAATTGTACCTCGCTGATCATCATATTTTTATGATGATAACTACTCTGGTTTCGTCAAAATAAAGTcttaattcacagagttagatgtgaaagaAACAGCTGTTATATGTGCTCCTGAAAGCTGCagtaccagactccattgacagaaacagtcattttacctcattttatttcttatttttttcatttaaactcgacagaaatacaataaaattcaTCAAAAACCGTCTTTGGTCCAGCGCGTTTGTGATGTTGAATATTTTTAGCGGGGTTTTCCTGCATATGCGCTaattttggtgtgtgtgtgtgtgcagggatcGGGCCACAGCAGAGCAGTGCCTCAAACACCCCTGGCTTCAGTTCTCAGAGCCTCAGGAAACCCAAACGGTGGAGGAGATCCTCCCGGTGGAGGACCAGGAGGCATCCAGCTCCACCAGCAGCCCCACCAGTAGCCCCGAACCTCCCAGCAGCCCGACCACAGCTGAgaatgtggaggaggaggaagagggggaggagggggaaggcCCGGTGACGGAGGAGCTGATCGTCATGGCAGCCTACACCCTGGGCCAGTGCCgccagtcctcctcctccagctcagaCAAGGAGGTGCTTGCTGCCGAGCAGAAGGCCATCTCCAAACGCTTCAAGTTCGAGGAGCCTTTCAGCGCCCTGCAGGAGGTCCCCGGAGAGTTCATCTACTGACACCACCTGACAGCACTGTGTTAGCGTTGTCACGGTAACTAAAATAAACCTTCTGACTGTACAAACTCCCCTCCATGTATACTGTACGTGTATAATCAGATGCTGTTGCACACTGATTTTATTTAAGCAGTTGGATTTTAAGTGCATTTTTTAAGTACGTACTCACATGTTTCTTCCACAATGCATCACCTCGCTTGACACCCACTCCACCCCGCCTTCTGCAACAGCTACAGCAGGTTTACGTCTCTCGTATTTCATTTGGTTTGCcgttgtgtatttttttcttttctctctgaacAACTGGCCAAATCTAGACAGCATGACACGCGGAGATATTTCCAGAAGCTACAGTAGAGTTTGTATTGGACTGTGTTGAAGTGTGAGGTCTTCTTTCCGGAGCTGTCAGTTTTAGACCAACTTTTAACAATCAAACACGGAGATTCTTCTGAAAAGAATTCACATTTTTGTGAATTCACACAGTGAAGCCTCAATACGTAAATAAACGTATACATACAAAAATTCAAATCATTGATTGAGATTGAAAGTTCATTTTTGACCTTGACGACAGCAGTTTACAAAACAATCCGACTACAAGGTGCATGCGGTAGTTCTTCTGGAGCTTTTCGACCGTATCAATTCTTCAGCAGACGGAGTTTGCCCAGTTTTCACGAAGAAAGAGTcgagtgagaaaaaaaagtactttgaGTTTgaattggggctgtcaaagttatcgtAGTAAAagtaatgtaaatttgttttaaagccactaatttctttaacgcattaacgcaattgtgTACTACGACACAAAGCTTCAGAACAGATACTAAACGGACCTTGTGATGAAattgttttgttaaaaaaaaatgtcttcaaataaatatttgtgcTAAATATAAATTGTGTCTAACATTTttgacacattatttttctgaaAGTCTTTGGACTTCTCAGTTACTTGCCGGTAAAGTGTGTGCAAGTCTACACAAGCAGGGCAGTCTGGACATTTGGATTCAACAAGAGACAGACCCAGAGGGGCCGGAAACAGACCAGAATGCAGCCACATGACAGACTGGTCAACATGTCGGTCcagtttcagtgtttttcctcAGAAACTCACAGACAGCGAGTGCTTGAGAggatataaattatatatgaGGGTCTTTACAAACACTCTGTGTAAGTCTTTTGTAAAGGAGATATTTATGTTCTGATCTTAATTAGAGCCCCACTGATACTGGATTACTTATATACCAATAGAGATtttgtagtttaaaaaaaatgtctcacaaTCTGTGTGATGGAGACACAAAATTTGCATTTCTGTACTGACATTTCTCATCACTTATCGGCGAACATTCGATACAGAccaaaaattattaaaaatttttcaggcattttcaCACGTGTCAAAATCCGCTTCTTACATGCATAaagtcttcaaaataaacttctgtcttcacaggaaacaattcggttaggtttaggaaaagggttaaaataactacacaaGTGGTGTttcttaagtacggaagttacgtgagaaatcaactttgacttctgatttcacacaggacatgaacaccggtctcctgggcaaaagtccagtgtttttttgacccaccgttccaccccgacctcgtccctacacagcgtttgtcactctttatacttcctggttcacgattacgtgaattacacatgAATTGAATCCATGGGATATATACTAATTACAGTGCATTCAACAGCCTGAACACTGACCATGCCGGagtcagcagtttgagctccgtCACACAGCTGACATCAGTTCATCTGTGAGCTTTCAATATTTAGGATGACGGGCCaaaaggcattctgggaaaacACACGTCACTGACTAACGTAGACAACAGATGAGTCAGGTTTAGAGCAACTAACTCCAGATGATATGTACAACGTGTCTGTGAGCCGATACTGACAGTTCAGTACACAGTATGTAAACATTGTGTATATAATAACACCTCTACAGTTCCAGTCATCACATTATGTGCATGTGTACTGATGACTGAAGGGTTGATTTGCAGTTGGGACTGTTTGTGGTTACAAAACAGTGAGAAATAACTCACTTTtttcctgattttttttcactcagAAGCCAAATGTGTgttgatttctgtccattttctCGTCTGTGCTGCTGTAAGAGAGAAGAACAAGCCTTTCCTAACTCGACcaagtttttttgtatttggtgCCATGCTTGGAGAAAATATTTGATGATTTCAGctcttgttttaattattattattattattattattattattattattgcaggtGTTTCTGTGTAATATTGCAGATATTTATAGACAGAATATTTGAGTTTTCTAATTCTGTGTACATGAtgcaaattattttgttttgtttttatgaggGTTTATTCAACAGTACATGTCACATATTCCTCTAACATGAATCACTGACCTTCCCCACGGTTCAGTTGTGTCTGAAGCAATAAACACAGGTCATTTGAACCTGTACATGTAGACAAGGAGCACTCTAGACTTCCAGAGGGTCTGCACTATACATTTATGTCTATGAAACAATAAGCTCTGTTGCTGTAGGAACAGATTTGTACATTGAATGTACCGTActgtaaataaacatttcagAAGTGTGTCGAGAGTGTTGTTATCATTTGGGATCAGAGTACAGAGAGGAAACGTGTTTTTAGCagccatactgtatatacctcaACTCATctcatagtgataaacaatgCAATAAACCCTCTGCAGATGAGCTGGGGTCATTATGAGGCTGttatatttcagattttattttcaattcatATGTTAGAGTAGCCCAGAGAAAAGCTGAGAGGTAGAAGAAGAACTGGGTGAAACgaataaaaaatcaaatcagaTATTAAGGTGAGgcactacaggcaaaaacaatattttcatgCTTCAGAGATTTTGGTCTATTtagcttccataacatgtcttctttctgactagtggaaagaaaacatccaaaatacatatttgagtgttttattttactactttgtctatttgcgtctgtagatttctcctaaattctcttaaacaacaaaagttagcattagataatgccttatttgtgtatttaaacaTAATGTAATCCATATGAAATATAGGGCTACTAAGTCATTTAGAAGTGTAGTTGCATATTGTTCCCAGAGGGGGGCAGAACATGCATTCTGTGGAAATTAAGTGTAGAGGATGTGACTGCAGCCTGTGTATTTCTCTCTTCCCTTGAGATTTCTTCCTGGAATTACAGTATCCAGAGGATAGACACTCTCTCACTGAcactcactgacacacagaggaaaattacataaaaaaagtcatagtatagtaagtcgaaaaaataaaaaagtcataatatgtcgaaaaagggtcatagcatagtatatcaaaataatctaaaaagtCTTGGTATATAATGTcgagaaaaaaaggcatagtatagtatatggaaaaaataaaaacggtcattgtataatatgtcgaaaaatttcattaaaaaagtcagtatagtatgtcaaaaaaatttaaaagtcatactatagtatgtcgaaaaagtgatagtatagtatgtctagtatagtatgtcgaaaaaagtatatatatagtatatatatacacagtatattgggggagaaaaaaagttcggaaactttataaccattggcagagcattttggcacatctttcttgggcgctacccacataatcagctttGCTGCttatcccacaaatgcatgatcctacaagttggacatcattgcgaaggtaaataaacaggctttccaaccatgtaagaTACAATGCcagttagcattgtaacaacagagaaataatcaaccaaacacaagtttccgaacttttttttccccgtatatatacatatatatatacacatacatactgtatacacacatacatatatacacatacatatatatatatatatatttactgtatatataaatgagTACATAAAGATGACTTTGTCCATTTCTTTTCAGTTCATCCACACAATTGGTCTGTTAATAAGCAGTGCTCAGGTAGAAAGATACAAGCACTGCAAGCAATACAGCTTCTGATGAGACTCAGCATCAACACAATACAGTACAATGTCAATACTTGCCAACACATCCATCTGGACTACTCTATAAAATACAGCTGCAGAActaattgtgtatttttgtataattGTGTGTGTAACTAATTGTGCTGCTTCAATGAAATCGAAGCACTAAATCAAAGGTCCAGTTACATGTCGAGCATCAAGCCCTTCACAGCAATTACTCATATTTTGATACACTCAAAGTGTTGGAATGCAGCCATAAGCCACAGAAAGTCCCATCATCCATCTTTTAAAGGTCCTATGACTTGGATCATCATTCCTTTTACAAACCCTATTATGTATATGGACTCATTTATCCTATTAATTGATGTAAAGCATGAtaaattgtaattatttttactGATCTTAGGAGAAAGTGGATTTTAAGGTTTTATGACATTGTAGCTTTACACAGACGGGACGTATTTTAAATGTCCTTTGAAAGAATcattctgtctcctctctctgacaGCATTAGCTGTGGCTAGGGCTGGATATCGGACTGCAATACTGTATTGGTACCAATCAAAATGTGTCCATCATGGTGAAAAGACTTCTccccaaaaaatattaatatagtGGTTCCTTATTATCGTATAAATGCATAACGTTCTACTTGcatcaaatactgtatattattacacagctttgttgaatactcgattgtgattggtcaatcatggcgttctacggtttgttatttctttatagcagaccgttgctatgtataacagaccgttgctatgggtgtaGTTATGATGTCGGATTCTGGAGGActgttttgtgtcaaattattgatttcttaattaagtagctgtgtaataagcgggataatataCAGTGTCTCAAGACCC
Coding sequences:
- the stk17a gene encoding serine/threonine-protein kinase 17A, which codes for MIPECPRTGDSRSRTRLQHSPAAEPSQNQNQIQNQSQSQSRGSSSGLLSEIRTSISKEPFTDHYTIIPGRELGRGKFAVVRKCVEKCTGLEYAAKFMRKRRKGQDCRTEIIHEIAVLELATASARVVNLHQVYEMASEMVLVLEFAAGGEIFNQCVSDQEDEAFSEEDVKRLMRQILEGVSFLHQNNVVHLDLKPQNILLTSSSPLGDIKIVDFGLSRMVSSHQELREIMGTPEYVAPEILNYEPISTATDMWSTGVLAYVMLTGISPFLGENKQETFLNISQLNVSYSEEELQQLDRAALSFIQMLLRKQPQDRATAEQCLKHPWLQFSEPQETQTVEEILPVEDQEASSSTSSPTSSPEPPSSPTTAENVEEEEEGEEGEGPVTEELIVMAAYTLGQCRQSSSSSSDKEVLAAEQKAISKRFKFEEPFSALQEVPGEFIY